A DNA window from Turicibacter sp. TJ11 contains the following coding sequences:
- a CDS encoding IS66 family transposase codes for MSESEIIKVYQEGIQSVISLVQGLSTQISELSQTVSDLDARLKKLEKQSNQTSQNSSLPPSTDGFKKTKSLRQPSNKKPGGQVGHQGSTLKMIKDPDHVVTHHPKTCQGCGCCLENVEPQKTIRRQVFDLPSLRLQVTEHQSQIKVCPNCHFKNEGLFPKHVTQPTQYGPHLTSVLTYFSHYQLIPFNRLKQLTQDIFKATISQGTLVNMTKRCDELLETTEASIKENLLASNHLHLDETGCYVNGKRHWLHVTSNQKFTHYFVHEKRGSQAIEANGILPSFKGTVIHDHWTPYFKYDDCTHALCNVHHLREFKGIIDFENQQWAKNMTKLLLEAKTYSEETEYPLPLSKIQEFEKRYQQIIEEGYRENPLKLHEKNTDSVRLLNRLSKRQEEVLEFLYQVEVPFDNNLAERDVRMTKTKQKISGCFRTEKGAHCFARIRGFISTCQKQGLNIIESIETILMGNTIQFS; via the coding sequence ATGTCAGAATCTGAAATCATCAAAGTTTATCAGGAGGGGATTCAATCCGTTATTAGTTTAGTTCAAGGACTTTCCACTCAAATCTCTGAGTTATCTCAGACTGTTTCAGATTTAGATGCTCGCCTTAAGAAACTTGAAAAACAATCAAATCAAACCAGTCAAAATAGTAGCTTACCTCCGTCAACCGATGGTTTTAAAAAGACAAAAAGTTTGCGTCAACCTTCAAATAAAAAACCGGGTGGTCAAGTCGGACATCAAGGTTCAACCTTAAAAATGATAAAAGATCCGGATCATGTCGTCACACATCATCCGAAAACTTGCCAAGGGTGTGGGTGTTGTTTAGAAAACGTTGAACCTCAAAAAACGATTCGACGTCAAGTTTTTGATTTACCGAGCTTAAGGCTTCAAGTGACTGAGCATCAATCCCAAATTAAAGTATGTCCTAACTGTCACTTTAAAAATGAAGGACTATTTCCGAAACATGTCACACAACCGACACAATATGGGCCACATTTAACAAGTGTATTAACTTATTTCAGTCACTATCAATTGATTCCTTTCAACCGTCTGAAACAATTGACTCAAGATATTTTCAAAGCGACCATCAGCCAAGGAACACTGGTGAATATGACGAAACGATGTGATGAGTTATTAGAAACGACTGAAGCCTCAATCAAAGAAAATCTTTTGGCATCAAATCATCTTCATTTAGATGAAACAGGCTGTTATGTCAATGGAAAGAGACACTGGCTTCACGTGACTTCAAATCAAAAATTCACGCATTACTTTGTTCATGAAAAGCGTGGCTCTCAAGCCATTGAAGCCAATGGCATTCTTCCCTCTTTCAAAGGAACCGTCATCCATGACCATTGGACCCCGTATTTTAAATATGATGATTGTACGCATGCTTTATGTAACGTTCATCATTTAAGAGAGTTTAAAGGAATCATCGATTTTGAGAACCAACAGTGGGCAAAAAACATGACGAAATTATTACTTGAAGCTAAAACTTATTCAGAAGAGACGGAATATCCTTTACCCTTATCTAAAATACAGGAGTTTGAGAAACGATACCAACAAATCATCGAAGAGGGTTACCGTGAGAATCCTTTAAAACTGCATGAAAAGAATACGGATTCCGTTCGATTACTCAATCGTTTATCGAAACGACAAGAAGAAGTATTAGAATTTCTGTATCAAGTTGAAGTTCCGTTTGATAATAATTTAGCTGAGCGTGATGTCCGAATGACTAAAACTAAACAAAAAATATCCGGATGTTTCCGAACAGAAAAAGGTGCTCATTGTTTCGCCCGAATCAGAGGTTTCATCTCTACTTGTCAAAAGCAAGGATTAAATATTATCGAAAGTATTGAAACCATTTTAATGGGAAATACGATTCAATTTTCATAA